One genomic window of Malaciobacter molluscorum LMG 25693 includes the following:
- a CDS encoding pyridoxal-phosphate-dependent aminotransferase family protein has translation MLLTPGPTPVPEFVRKAMADVTIHHRTPEFEQIFKETRELLFELFLMDEVVMLASSGSGAMEACITNLTSKKALTINSGKFGERFGKICKAFDIDYTEIKNDWDTPVSVEEIVETVKNDKDIDAIFIQICESAGGLRHPVEEIAKEVKKINKDIMIIADGITAIGVEEIDTTNLDAVITGSQKALMLPPGLAIIGFSNKAVEKIEKNQRGFYFNLATEIKKQKTNTTAWTAATTLIIGLKEILTYIKSNVGFDKLYEDTAKRADATKEALKAIGFDIYPKVAAKAMTTVYTEHSDKIRKILKTKYNVNIAGGQDNLKGKIFRINHMGLVEDFEAAWVINAIELVLDELDIRNFDGTANKVFLSKVFKA, from the coding sequence ATGTTATTAACACCAGGTCCAACTCCTGTACCAGAGTTTGTAAGAAAAGCTATGGCAGATGTAACTATACATCACAGAACTCCTGAATTTGAACAAATATTTAAAGAAACAAGAGAGTTACTATTTGAACTATTTTTAATGGATGAAGTAGTAATGCTTGCATCAAGTGGTTCTGGAGCAATGGAAGCTTGTATTACAAATTTAACTTCTAAGAAAGCATTGACTATTAATTCTGGGAAGTTTGGTGAGAGATTTGGAAAAATTTGTAAAGCATTTGATATTGATTATACAGAAATTAAAAATGATTGGGATACACCAGTTAGTGTAGAAGAAATAGTTGAAACTGTAAAAAATGATAAAGATATTGATGCAATTTTTATTCAAATATGTGAAAGTGCTGGAGGACTAAGACATCCAGTAGAAGAAATAGCAAAAGAAGTAAAAAAAATCAATAAAGATATTATGATTATTGCAGATGGAATCACTGCTATTGGTGTAGAAGAAATTGATACTACAAATTTAGATGCAGTAATTACAGGAAGTCAAAAAGCCTTAATGTTACCGCCAGGATTAGCAATTATTGGTTTTAGTAATAAAGCTGTAGAAAAAATTGAAAAAAATCAAAGAGGATTTTATTTTAACTTAGCAACTGAAATAAAAAAACAAAAAACTAATACTACTGCATGGACAGCAGCAACTACTCTAATCATTGGATTAAAAGAGATATTAACTTATATCAAATCAAATGTTGGTTTTGATAAATTGTATGAAGATACAGCAAAAAGAGCAGATGCAACTAAAGAAGCTTTAAAGGCCATTGGATTTGATATTTATCCTAAAGTTGCAGCAAAAGCGATGACTACAGTTTATACTGAGCATTCTGATAAGATTAGAAAAATTTTAAAAACAAAATACAATGTAAATATAGCAGGTGGACAAGATAATCTTAAAGGTAAAATTTTTAGAATTAATCATATGGGGTTAGTTGAAGATTTTGAAGCTGCGTGGGTTATAAATGCTATAGAGTTAGTATTAGATGAATTAGATATTAGAAACTTTGATGGAACAGCAAATAAAGTTTTTCTTTCCAAAGTATTTAAGGCATAA
- a CDS encoding ATP phosphoribosyltransferase regulatory subunit gives MIFEHEIPDGSRLYFGKKAKQKRELEYNVSNILHDNDFEEIITPNFSYSQHQSIQNSRKLIKFSDTNNEQVSLRADSTLDVVRIITKRLGRTTSHKKWFYIQPIFTYPSNEEYQIGCEWIGHDNICDIINLNVEILKQLNINPVLQIANIKIPRLISQELGLDIELFKNGEIAQLFDLENKWLSKLLEVKDINDLKNVVDLVPESIRPEVECLINKASEIDYENIVISPLYYGSLKYYDGIYYRVIDDNLILSRGGMYSSEGLTSLGFALYTDSLLKILED, from the coding sequence ATGATATTTGAGCATGAAATACCAGATGGAAGCAGACTATATTTTGGCAAAAAAGCTAAACAAAAAAGAGAATTAGAGTATAATGTAAGTAATATCTTACATGATAATGATTTTGAAGAGATAATTACTCCAAATTTCTCTTACTCTCAACATCAATCGATCCAAAATTCAAGAAAACTTATTAAGTTTTCAGATACAAATAATGAACAAGTTTCTTTAAGAGCTGATTCAACTTTGGATGTAGTTAGAATCATAACTAAAAGACTTGGACGAACTACAAGCCACAAAAAATGGTTTTATATTCAACCTATATTTACATACCCTTCAAATGAAGAGTATCAAATTGGTTGTGAGTGGATAGGACATGATAATATTTGTGATATTATAAATTTAAATGTTGAAATATTAAAACAATTAAATATAAATCCAGTTTTACAAATTGCGAATATTAAAATACCACGATTGATTAGCCAAGAATTAGGCCTTGATATAGAACTTTTTAAAAATGGTGAAATTGCTCAATTATTTGATTTAGAAAATAAATGGTTATCTAAGTTATTAGAAGTTAAAGATATTAATGATTTAAAAAATGTTGTTGATTTGGTACCTGAAAGTATAAGACCTGAAGTTGAGTGCTTGATAAATAAAGCATCAGAAATTGATTATGAGAATATAGTAATATCACCTTTATATTATGGTTCATTAAAATATTATGATGGAATATATTATAGAGTGATTGATGATAACTTAATACTAAGTAGAGGTGGAATGTATAGTAGTGAAGGATTAACTTCGCTAGGATTCGCACTTTATACAGATAGTTTATTAAAAATTTTAGAGGATTAA
- a CDS encoding adenylosuccinate synthase, whose translation MKADLIVGIQWGDEGKGKIVDMLAQKYDIVCRSQGGHNAGHTIWVDGVKYALQLVPSGILNPKAINVIGNGVVLSPEAIIKEMSQFQNLEGRLYISDKAHLNLPYHSQIDQAKERLKGDKAIGTTGKGIGPAYAEKISRTGFRVGELLNPIKLAENVIDYFQQNRAIFDVLQIDTPNKEELTALLTDYKNKLAPFITNTTNLIWNALDNDKKVLLEGAQGTLLDIDHGTYPYVTSSSTVSAGACTGLGISPKDIGVVTGIVKAYCTRVGNGPFPSEDFTEDGKKIADIGKEFGTVTGRARRCGWFDAIAVKHASRLNGCDQLALMKLDVLDGFPKIKICVAYDLDGERIDYMPSDLNKVKPIYEEFDGWDSVVGITEYDKLPLTAKKYIEKIEELTGVKVGIISTSPERADTIIRG comes from the coding sequence ATGAAAGCAGATTTAATAGTTGGAATTCAATGGGGAGATGAAGGAAAAGGTAAGATAGTTGATATGCTTGCTCAAAAGTATGATATTGTTTGTAGAAGTCAAGGTGGACATAATGCAGGACATACAATTTGGGTTGATGGAGTGAAGTATGCATTACAATTAGTTCCTTCAGGAATTTTAAATCCAAAAGCTATAAATGTTATAGGAAATGGTGTAGTTTTGTCTCCTGAAGCAATAATAAAAGAGATGTCTCAATTTCAAAATCTTGAAGGAAGACTTTATATCTCTGATAAAGCACATTTAAATTTACCTTATCACTCTCAAATTGATCAAGCAAAAGAGAGACTTAAAGGTGATAAAGCTATTGGTACAACAGGGAAAGGAATTGGACCTGCATATGCTGAGAAAATTTCAAGAACAGGTTTTAGAGTTGGAGAGTTATTAAATCCAATAAAATTAGCAGAGAATGTTATAGATTACTTCCAACAAAATAGAGCAATTTTTGATGTTTTACAAATAGATACACCAAATAAAGAAGAATTAACAGCTTTATTAACTGATTATAAAAATAAATTAGCTCCATTTATTACAAATACAACAAATTTAATTTGGAATGCACTTGATAATGATAAAAAAGTGTTATTAGAAGGTGCACAAGGTACACTTTTAGATATTGATCATGGTACATATCCTTATGTAACTAGTTCAAGTACAGTAAGTGCAGGTGCTTGTACAGGTTTAGGAATAAGTCCTAAAGATATAGGTGTGGTTACTGGAATTGTAAAAGCTTATTGTACAAGAGTTGGAAATGGTCCCTTTCCATCTGAAGATTTTACAGAAGATGGGAAAAAAATTGCAGATATTGGTAAAGAGTTTGGAACTGTAACAGGAAGAGCTAGAAGATGTGGATGGTTTGATGCAATTGCTGTAAAACATGCAAGTAGATTAAATGGATGTGATCAATTAGCATTGATGAAACTTGATGTTTTAGATGGATTTCCTAAAATAAAAATTTGTGTTGCATATGACTTAGATGGGGAAAGAATAGATTATATGCCATCAGATTTAAATAAAGTAAAACCAATATATGAAGAGTTTGATGGTTGGGATAGCGTTGTTGGAATTACTGAATATGACAAACTTCCATTAACTGCAAAAAAATATATAGAAAAGATTGAAGAATTAACTGGAGTAAAAGTAGGTATAATATCTACATCACCAGAGAGAGCAGATACTATTATAAGAGGGTAG
- a CDS encoding DUF507 family protein — protein MRIKLHHTKYIARRVARDLINCDFVEVRKTKEEITQEIDRILVDDIDNEFDLDERVSEILEDQEDEIEFLNADYRQLFWMTKKRMANEFGVILNNEDRFSDIAHKILDFLWEEDYIHYTCSDNKIKNVIFTSIDEFLKGFEKADSIVLDKIKNYKRKLIPGTEEYDIVYNRLYEEELIKKGLM, from the coding sequence ATGAGAATAAAATTACATCATACAAAATATATCGCAAGAAGAGTAGCACGAGATTTAATCAATTGTGATTTTGTAGAGGTTAGAAAAACAAAAGAAGAAATAACTCAAGAGATTGATAGAATCTTGGTTGATGATATAGACAATGAATTCGATTTAGATGAAAGAGTTTCTGAAATATTAGAAGATCAAGAAGATGAGATTGAGTTTTTAAATGCAGATTATAGACAATTATTTTGGATGACAAAAAAAAGAATGGCAAATGAGTTTGGTGTAATTTTAAATAATGAAGATAGATTTTCAGATATTGCACACAAAATATTAGATTTTTTATGGGAAGAAGATTATATTCATTACACTTGTTCTGATAACAAAATAAAAAATGTTATCTTTACTTCAATAGATGAATTTTTAAAAGGTTTTGAAAAAGCAGACAGTATTGTATTAGATAAGATCAAAAATTATAAAAGAAAATTGATTCCTGGTACAGAAGAGTATGACATAGTTTACAATAGACTTTATGAAGAAGAATTAATTAAAAAAGGGTTAATGTAA
- the carA gene encoding glutamine-hydrolyzing carbamoyl-phosphate synthase small subunit produces MQKVWIYLENDVFLEANSFGATGTSVGEIVFNTSLTGYQEIISDPSYAGQFITFTMPEIGNVGVNQNDMESNTCHCKGVIVRNYHHEYSNYRAQADLDSLLKENNVLGICDIDTRYLTKMIRDEGAMMMIASTEIHDKDELRKLLQQSPRIEDINYIEEVTTKEPYIHKNGAWNHQKLAYNKAVMSDKKVVVIDFGVKRNILNELVEAGLEVEVIPASFKADDLIARFEAGEIGGVFLSNGPGDPLTLTKEKEQVQKLVNTNIPIFAICLGHQMLSIAHGHDTYKLKFGQHGGNHPVANPETKIVEITAQNHNYNVPDSITEIADITHMNLFDNTIEGVKYKNKEIFSVQHHPEASPGPHESKYIFAEFAKIVK; encoded by the coding sequence ATGCAAAAAGTTTGGATTTATTTAGAAAATGACGTGTTTTTAGAAGCAAATTCTTTTGGTGCAACAGGTACAAGTGTTGGAGAAATTGTATTTAATACATCATTGACAGGTTATCAAGAGATTATCTCTGATCCTTCATATGCAGGTCAATTTATTACATTTACAATGCCAGAAATTGGAAATGTAGGAGTAAATCAAAATGATATGGAAAGTAATACTTGTCATTGTAAAGGTGTAATAGTAAGAAATTATCATCATGAATACTCAAACTATAGAGCACAAGCTGATTTAGATTCTTTACTAAAAGAGAATAATGTTCTTGGTATTTGTGATATTGACACAAGATATCTTACAAAAATGATAAGAGATGAAGGTGCAATGATGATGATTGCATCAACAGAAATCCATGATAAAGATGAACTTAGAAAACTATTGCAACAAAGTCCAAGAATTGAAGATATTAATTATATTGAAGAAGTAACAACAAAAGAGCCATATATTCATAAAAATGGTGCTTGGAATCATCAAAAATTAGCATATAATAAAGCTGTAATGAGTGATAAAAAAGTTGTCGTTATTGATTTTGGTGTAAAAAGAAATATTTTAAATGAATTAGTAGAAGCTGGACTTGAAGTAGAAGTTATACCTGCTAGTTTTAAAGCTGATGATTTAATTGCTAGATTTGAAGCTGGTGAAATTGGTGGAGTATTTTTATCAAATGGACCAGGTGATCCTTTAACATTAACAAAAGAGAAAGAACAAGTTCAAAAATTAGTAAATACAAATATTCCAATATTTGCTATTTGCTTAGGTCATCAAATGTTATCAATTGCACATGGACATGATACTTATAAGTTAAAGTTTGGTCAACATGGGGGTAACCATCCAGTTGCAAATCCAGAGACAAAAATAGTAGAAATAACTGCACAAAATCATAACTATAATGTACCAGATAGTATTACTGAAATTGCAGATATAACACACATGAACCTTTTTGATAATACAATTGAAGGTGTAAAATATAAAAATAAAGAGATATTTTCTGTGCAACATCACCCAGAAGCATCTCCAGGACCACATGAGTCTAAGTATATTTTTGCAGAATTTGCTAAGATTGTAAAATAA
- a CDS encoding phosphatidylglycerophosphatase A family protein — MRKFFLTVCYSGLSPKAPGTAGSFLSLLFAIALLQVIHESTLFLLALLITVIAVKQIDKYEEEVKEHDSKEIVIDELAGMWIALSICGVTSENIYYLAPLAFIYFRLFDIWKPSIIGRIDRNVKGGWGVMGDDLVAGIAGGIAAAGTYALIERFILPMI, encoded by the coding sequence TTGAGAAAATTCTTTTTAACTGTGTGTTATAGTGGACTAAGCCCAAAAGCACCTGGAACTGCTGGAAGTTTTTTATCACTTCTTTTTGCAATTGCACTTTTGCAAGTTATTCATGAATCTACACTATTTTTATTGGCGCTATTAATTACTGTAATTGCAGTAAAACAAATTGATAAGTATGAAGAAGAAGTAAAAGAGCATGATAGTAAAGAGATTGTAATAGATGAACTTGCTGGTATGTGGATTGCCCTTTCTATTTGTGGAGTTACATCTGAAAATATATATTATTTAGCTCCTTTAGCTTTTATATATTTTAGACTATTTGATATATGGAAACCATCTATTATTGGAAGAATTGATAGAAATGTAAAAGGTGGATGGGGAGTAATGGGTGATGATTTAGTTGCTGGAATTGCTGGTGGTATTGCTGCTGCTGGTACTTATGCATTAATTGAAAGATTTATTCTACCTATGATATAA
- a CDS encoding DNA-binding transcriptional response regulator, whose amino-acid sequence MNILIIESEIYLAQKVVSRLLDDGHSCDYVESPNIESLTKDYDIVLLSTSLPSAQCKNIIKKYKESIIILLVSYISDETVTNPIKDGAKDYIMKPFIMDELLRKIYHYKECRALKQELYTMRRYLDFMFRDIDLEDNTLPPTFPVLIETNSQKCADKLVFNLSKKVALGVKFISLSIDNWQKELNNNSFKGIYYLTDFHTLKKSAKDNLIKLVEDKKCIITSLEKEEDFPYKKVEFNNPDLVVLNNNIMTINDYVKLMVLSFQSKYPDTELSKKLGISRKSLWEKRKKLGIEKKK is encoded by the coding sequence ATGAATATATTAATAATTGAAAGTGAAATTTATTTAGCGCAGAAAGTTGTATCAAGACTATTAGATGATGGACATAGTTGTGATTATGTTGAGTCTCCAAATATTGAAAGTTTAACAAAAGATTATGATATTGTATTATTATCTACATCTCTTCCAAGTGCACAATGTAAAAATATAATAAAAAAATATAAAGAATCTATTATTATTCTTTTAGTTTCATACATTTCAGATGAAACAGTAACAAATCCTATAAAAGATGGTGCAAAAGATTATATTATGAAACCATTTATAATGGATGAACTATTACGAAAAATCTATCACTATAAAGAGTGTAGAGCACTAAAACAAGAACTATATACTATGAGAAGATACCTTGATTTTATGTTTAGAGACATAGACCTAGAAGATAATACTTTGCCTCCTACATTTCCAGTATTAATTGAAACTAATTCACAAAAATGTGCAGATAAATTAGTATTTAATTTATCAAAAAAAGTGGCATTAGGTGTAAAATTTATATCATTAAGTATTGATAATTGGCAAAAAGAGTTAAATAATAACTCATTTAAAGGTATCTATTATCTAACAGATTTTCATACATTGAAAAAAAGTGCAAAAGATAATTTAATAAAACTTGTAGAAGATAAAAAATGCATAATTACATCTTTAGAAAAAGAAGAAGATTTCCCTTATAAAAAAGTTGAATTTAATAATCCTGATTTAGTTGTCTTGAATAATAACATTATGACTATTAACGACTATGTAAAATTAATGGTATTATCATTTCAATCTAAATATCCAGATACAGAACTAAGTAAAAAACTTGGTATTTCGAGAAAATCTTTATGGGAAAAAAGAAAAAAACTTGGTATTGAAAAGAAAAAATAA
- a CDS encoding bifunctional 2-C-methyl-D-erythritol 4-phosphate cytidylyltransferase/2-C-methyl-D-erythritol 2,4-cyclodiphosphate synthase, with protein sequence MSNVSLVILCAGNSSRFNQSAKKQWLRVNNEPIWLYVSKKLTSYYSFDKIVVTSSKNELNYMKNFCDNITFVEGGDTRQKSIKNALKHIDSDFVMITDVARVNIPSEVVTNLINSKNEADCIVPVLDVSDTVIYENNTINRDNVKLIQTPQLSNTKILNQALKTDIEFTDDSSAIKNIHGQIKYIQGSIKSKKITFFEDLEIIKELPSPSNNFFTGTGFDIHPFENNKKMLLGGIEIDVDYGFKAHSDGDVLIHSVIDALLGAIGAGDIGEFFPDTDEQYKGVDSKILLKEIVQFVKNVGYEIINLDLTIIAQKPKINPYKQEIKSKIADLLKIEKQFVNIKATTAEKLGFIGRSEGVAVQSVATVKYYDWKKQI encoded by the coding sequence TTGTCTAATGTTTCATTGGTAATTCTCTGTGCTGGTAACTCTTCAAGATTTAATCAAAGCGCTAAAAAACAATGGCTTCGTGTCAATAACGAACCTATTTGGTTATATGTTTCAAAAAAACTCACTTCATACTACTCTTTTGATAAGATAGTTGTTACTTCTAGCAAAAATGAGTTAAATTATATGAAAAATTTTTGTGATAATATTACTTTTGTTGAAGGTGGAGATACAAGACAAAAATCAATTAAAAATGCTTTAAAGCATATTGATTCTGATTTTGTAATGATAACTGATGTTGCAAGAGTTAATATTCCTTCTGAGGTTGTAACTAATTTAATAAATTCAAAAAATGAAGCAGATTGTATTGTTCCTGTTTTAGATGTATCTGATACTGTTATTTATGAAAATAATACAATAAATAGAGATAATGTAAAACTTATTCAAACACCCCAACTCTCAAATACTAAAATCTTAAATCAAGCTTTGAAGACTGATATTGAATTTACAGATGATAGTTCTGCCATAAAAAATATACATGGTCAAATAAAATATATACAAGGTAGTATAAAAAGTAAAAAAATTACATTTTTTGAAGATTTAGAAATTATAAAAGAGTTACCATCTCCTTCAAATAATTTTTTCACAGGAACTGGATTTGATATTCATCCATTTGAAAATAATAAAAAAATGCTTTTAGGTGGAATTGAGATTGATGTAGATTATGGATTCAAAGCTCACAGTGATGGAGATGTTTTAATTCATTCTGTTATTGATGCACTTTTAGGTGCAATAGGAGCAGGTGATATTGGAGAATTTTTTCCTGATACTGATGAACAGTATAAAGGTGTAGATTCTAAAATTTTATTAAAAGAAATTGTTCAATTTGTAAAAAATGTAGGATATGAAATAATAAATCTTGATTTGACAATAATTGCACAAAAGCCAAAAATTAATCCATATAAACAAGAAATTAAATCGAAAATTGCAGATTTATTAAAAATAGAAAAACAATTTGTAAATATAAAAGCGACAACTGCTGAAAAATTAGGTTTTATTGGAAGAAGTGAAGGAGTAGCAGTACAAAGTGTTGCAACAGTAAAATATTATGATTGGAAAAAACAGATATGA
- a CDS encoding HDOD domain-containing protein yields the protein MSKLLIEKIDSLPPLPKSVIELEEFRRLPNKDPEDLLKIIEKDPLIVTTLLRVANSSIFSFRDHVNTVHRAIALLGVNFSISIALGSVVQDLIKSNLQAYDATPDDFMYVSNLASQLVNTWDSELDKNSKDDLVLAAFLQEVGKFIISDVICEENELQQFQKVLRNDTEEAEKQFTGYSCARITANIFKHWKLSPDLILSIGFVNDLESCPKDYIKKAQVLEVVKCACDITGPLSDKNIQKALEKAIEYGFDIEPLINAIDSLKAKTSK from the coding sequence ATGAGTAAACTATTAATTGAAAAAATAGATTCACTTCCTCCTTTACCAAAAAGTGTAATTGAATTAGAAGAGTTTAGAAGACTTCCAAATAAAGATCCTGAAGATTTATTAAAAATAATTGAAAAAGATCCTTTAATTGTTACTACATTACTGAGGGTTGCAAATTCTTCTATTTTTTCTTTTAGAGATCATGTAAATACTGTTCATAGAGCAATTGCTTTATTAGGTGTAAACTTTTCTATTTCTATTGCATTAGGCTCTGTTGTTCAAGATTTAATAAAATCAAATCTTCAAGCCTATGATGCAACACCTGACGATTTTATGTATGTTTCAAACCTTGCATCACAACTTGTAAATACTTGGGATTCAGAACTTGATAAAAATTCAAAAGATGATTTAGTATTGGCAGCATTTTTACAAGAAGTAGGAAAATTTATCATTTCTGATGTTATATGTGAAGAAAATGAATTACAACAGTTTCAAAAAGTATTAAGAAATGATACAGAAGAAGCAGAAAAACAATTTACTGGATACTCTTGTGCAAGAATTACTGCAAATATTTTTAAACACTGGAAACTAAGTCCTGATCTTATATTATCAATAGGTTTTGTAAATGATTTAGAATCTTGTCCAAAAGATTATATTAAAAAAGCACAAGTTCTTGAAGTTGTTAAATGTGCATGTGATATTACAGGACCATTATCAGACAAAAATATACAAAAAGCATTGGAAAAAGCAATTGAATATGGCTTTGATATTGAGCCTTTAATTAATGCTATTGACAGCTTGAAGGCTAAAACTAGTAAGTAA
- the thiC gene encoding phosphomethylpyrimidine synthase ThiC, with amino-acid sequence MRDWLDKHKNDEVRTQMYYAKRGIITPDMEYVAKVENIEPELVRKEIERGRLIIPANVNHKHLKPMAIGLASSCKINANIGSSALASDIEGEIEKVDVCLKYGADTIMDLSTGGDLDSIRSAVIKHSTVPIGTVPIYQILHDVKDKIEDLTIEKMLKTLEKQAQQGVSYFTIHAGFLLRFMPHIAKRKMGIVSRGGSLMAAWMMHYHKENPFYDAFDDILHICRKYDVSLSLGDSLRPGCLADASDEAQLSELKILGELTLRAWEKDVQVMIEGPGHVPLNQIERNMKLEKEYCHEAPFYILGPLTTDIAAGYDHISSAIGAAVGGWHGASMLCYVTPKEHLGLPNAEDVRNGIVAYKIAAHSADIARGRKGARDIDDEMSDARYGFDWNKQFELCLDPERAKEFHDETLPQDVFKEAEFCSMCGPKFCSYKITQKIVDKHGDKMLETV; translated from the coding sequence ATGAGAGATTGGCTAGACAAGCATAAGAATGATGAAGTAAGAACGCAAATGTATTATGCAAAAAGAGGCATAATCACTCCAGATATGGAATATGTAGCAAAAGTAGAAAATATTGAGCCAGAATTAGTTAGAAAAGAGATTGAAAGAGGAAGATTAATTATTCCTGCAAATGTTAATCATAAACATTTAAAACCTATGGCAATTGGATTAGCTTCAAGTTGTAAAATAAATGCAAATATTGGTTCTTCTGCATTAGCTTCTGATATTGAAGGTGAGATTGAAAAAGTAGATGTATGTTTAAAATATGGAGCAGACACAATTATGGATCTAAGTACAGGTGGAGATTTAGATTCTATTAGATCTGCAGTTATAAAACATTCAACAGTGCCTATTGGTACTGTACCTATTTACCAAATTTTACATGATGTAAAAGATAAAATAGAAGATTTAACTATTGAGAAAATGTTAAAAACACTTGAAAAACAAGCACAACAAGGTGTATCTTATTTTACAATTCATGCAGGATTTTTATTAAGATTTATGCCTCATATTGCAAAAAGAAAAATGGGAATTGTAAGTAGAGGTGGTTCTTTGATGGCTGCATGGATGATGCATTATCATAAAGAAAATCCATTTTATGATGCATTTGATGATATTTTACATATTTGTAGAAAATATGATGTTTCTTTATCTTTAGGTGATTCATTAAGACCAGGTTGTCTAGCAGATGCAAGTGATGAAGCACAATTAAGCGAATTAAAAATTTTAGGGGAATTAACTCTTAGAGCTTGGGAAAAAGATGTTCAAGTAATGATTGAAGGCCCAGGACATGTTCCTTTAAATCAAATAGAAAGAAATATGAAACTTGAAAAAGAATATTGTCATGAAGCACCATTTTATATTTTAGGACCTCTTACGACTGATATTGCAGCTGGTTATGATCACATCTCTTCTGCAATTGGTGCAGCTGTTGGTGGATGGCATGGAGCGAGTATGCTTTGTTATGTTACACCAAAAGAGCATTTAGGTTTACCAAATGCTGAAGATGTTAGAAATGGTATTGTTGCATATAAAATTGCAGCACACAGTGCAGATATAGCAAGAGGTAGAAAAGGTGCAAGGGATATTGATGATGAAATGTCTGATGCAAGATATGGGTTTGATTGGAATAAACAATTTGAGTTGTGTTTAGACCCGGAAAGAGCAAAAGAATTCCATGATGAAACTTTACCTCAAGATGTATTTAAAGAAGCAGAATTTTGTTCTATGTGTGGACCAAAGTTTTGTTCATATAAAATTACTCAAAAAATTGTTGATAAACATGGTGATAAAATGCTTGAAACTGTATAA